CCTTCATCGCCATGGTCAGCCTGTGGACGCCGCTGCAAGATCCCAATATCGCGCAGCGCTGGTTTGCGTCGGGTCTGTTCTACCGTCTGCTGCCCGTGCCGTTCCTCGTCGCGGTGTGCGCGTTCTTCATGCGCCGGGCGGTGCGCGAGCGGCATCACAAGACGCCTTTCGTGCTGGCGCTTGCGCTCGTGCTGATCGGCTATCTGGGCCTGCTGGTGAGCCTGTGGCCGTATGCGATTCCGTCCAGCATGACCCTCTGGCAAGCGGCCGCGCCGCGTTCGAGCCAGATGTTCACGCTGGCGGGCGCCGCGGTGATCATTCCCATCATCCTGACCTATACGACGCTGGGTTACTGGGTATTTCGCGGCAAGGTGAGCCATGACGACCAACATCACTATCACTAAGCCGCAGCAGCCGCCCGCCGCGCCCATGCGGCGCGCGCTGCCCGGCTGGGTCTGGTTTATCACGCTGTGGTGCGTCGGCGTGGGGGGCGCCATGTCGCTCGGCTTCGCCTTCAAGATCCTCATGAACCTGACGCTCTTCGCCGTGCGGTGACGGACGGCCGCCGGTCATGCCGTCACGTGGTCACGCGGCCATCCGGGGGACGGCAAGGCGGACGCAATTGTTAAACCTCACATCCGGTGCTTTAAAATCGGGCGAACATGCACGTCTATGTAGCAGGCCGCAGCCAATCCGGTCGTCAGGTGAAGGGATGCGAACCGGCGTGCCAGACAACGCACGACCGGGCCGTCCCGCCGGCAGCGCAGGAAACTTCCTCGCCGCCGGCACCGGCACCGTTTGCTGCTGCGCGGGGGATCCGTACAGGAGCCGAAGACGCCGCCCGAGCGCCCTGAGAGACACCCGTAGACGCCGATCAAGCATATGATCGCGACATCGGGTGGTGAAGCACCAGCAACGCAACGTTAGAACATAAGCCTTGCAGTCAGGAAGGCACGGGGTAGAGAAGGCCACGCTTGGCCAGGCGGCCTGACGGGACGGATGGCGCAGGACGGGGGACGCGCCATCCGCGTCCGGCATCGGCGGAATAACGGTGGAAAATATTAACGCGCAGTGCCGACACGCGGAGACATCATGAAGTTTCTAGTGGCCGACGACCATGAACTGATCCGCCAGGGCGTCAAGGGATTGCTACGCGGACTCGACCCGGACGCGCAGTTCGACGAGGCCGACACCTGGGAGTCGCTCGCCGCCGCCGCGCGGCCCGACGCCGATCACGATCTGGCGATCGTCGATCTGCACATGCCCGGCATGAGTGGCGCGGCATCCCTCGAAATTCTCCTCAAAGAACATCCGGCCTTGCCGGTGGTGGTGCTTTCCGCCGAAGAGTCGCCCGATGAAATGCGTGCGGTCCTCGCGGCCGGCGCGCTCGGCTTCGTGCCGAAACGCCAGCCCGCCAGCGTCATGCTGAAGGCGATCGAGCTCGTGCTGTCCGGCGGCGCGTATGTGCCGATGGAAGCATTGAGCCTGCTCGGCACGCGTGAAGCCGCGGCGCAAAACGCACCGGCCGGCACGGCCAGCGCCAGCGCAGCGACCGCGACCGCCGCCCCCTCATTGACCGAACCGCTTGTCCAGGTCACCGCGCTGCAGCCGCATCAGCAGCATCTGCTGGAGAATCTCTCGCCGCGGCAACAGGACATCATGCGGCTGGTGCACCGCGGCTGGACCAACAAGATGATTGCGCGCGAGCTGGGTGTCGCGGAGGGGACCGTCAAGGTGCATCTGTCGGTGATCTTTCGGGCGCTTGGCGTTCACAACCGCTCCACCGCGATTGCGGTCATCAACGGCTGGCTCGAAGCCGGGAAGACGCTTTAGGGCGGGCTACGCCGTCGCCCTGGCGCCGTCGCGTTGCGCCTGCTGCCACAGCGTCTCCAGCGTGCGCCGCAGGCGCGCCGGCGTGACCGGCTTGTGCAGCACCGGAATCCCCTGGGTCGCAAGCATAGCCAGTTCGCCCGAGGCCATATCGCCGGTAATCAGCAGCATCACGGCGCCTTCGTGTCCGTTGCGCTGCAGCGCGTCGCGCACCGCGCTTAGCGCCTGCGCGCCGGTGCGGTGGTTCGCCAACTGGTAGTCGCATAGCACCGCGTCCGGCACGAAGCCCTCGGCGAGCGCCCGCAGTGCCAGCGCTTCATCGCGCACGCCCTGCGCCACACAGCCCCAACGTCCAAGCAGACTCGTCAGTCCTTCGAGAATCGAGGGGTCATCGTCGATGCACAGTACGTGCCGTCCCTGCGCCGACGGCCCGCCCACCACCGCGTCGCTCAGGCTCGCCACAATCCCGTCCGGGTCGCCGGCCTGAACCGAAAAGCGGAACACCGAGCCGCGCCCCGGCGCCGAGCGCAAAGCCAATTCGCCGCCCAGCAGGCCAACCAGCCGCTTGACGGTCGGCAGGCCGAGGCCATGCCCCTGACGCGCGTCGCGCTGCGGATTGGCGACCTGATAGAACTCCTCGAAGATGCGCTCCTGCTCGGCCGCGGGAATGCCGATGCCGGAATCGCGTACCTCGATATAGCCGCCGCCGCGCCGGCCGGCGCGCCGCAGGCCCAGCCAGATCGCGCCGTCCTCGGTATAGCGCACCGCATTCGAGAGCAGGTTGCTCAGCACCCGTTCGAGCAGCACCGGATCGTCGTGCACAACCATCGTGGTGGGCGCGATGCGCAGCGCCAGCCCCTTCGCCGCCGCCTGCGGCCGGTACTGGCTGCCGACCCGCTCGAACAGTTCATCGAGCCGGAAATGCAGCCGGATCACCTGGGTGACGCCGCTTTCGAGCCGCGCCAGATCGAGCACCTGATTGAACAACTGGTTGAGCGCTTCGACGTTGTTGACGATGTGCGCCGCGGTCTTGCCGTGCTGCGCGGGGGTCACGGAGGCGTCGTTGAGCGAGGCCGCGAGCAGGCCGATGGCATGCAGCGGCTGACGCAGATCGTGGCTCGCCGCGGCAAAAAAGCGGGTCTTGGCGAGACTCGCCTCTTCGGCGACCTGCTTTTGCTCGGCCAGCGATTCCGCCAGTTGCTGCTGATCGACGCGCGCCTGCACGACCCGCTGGAACAGCTTGCGATAGCTCACCGAATAGATGTTGATGGCGCAAAAGAAGAACGCGAGGACGATCGCGAGAATGGTGCGGTCGAAGTTATGGCTGCCGAACAGCAGCACGATAGCCGGCAGCAGGACGAAGATGATGCCGGTCGAGAAGTTGAGCACGTCGAAACCGTTCGACATGAACACGCCTGCCGCCAGCGTCACCAGCATGACGGTGTGCAGCACCGGCAGATCGGCCTGGTGGCTATGAAACGCGAACCAGATCGCGAGGCCCGGTGCGCTGTACAGCAGCACGCCGCGCAACGCGTGCAGCCTGATCCAGTTGCGCGCGGTGAGCGCGTCCGGCCGGCGGCGGCGCCACAGCCACAGCCCTAGCGAGGCGCAGTTCGCTACCGCATAGAACGCAAAGCAGGCGAAGAAGCGCTGCGGATACGGCATGTCGTCCCAGTAGATGGACACGAGCACCGCGATCGCAAACCAATGCGTGAAGAACGCCATGGCGTCTTGTGCATACAGCACACGCACCAGGTCTTCGTCGATCGCTCGCTGGATGGGATCGCCCCGCATCGTGCTGTCTCCATGCGCGTTTGGTTTACCCGGCAGTTTACCTGTCAGCTATCACTTAATCCATATAGGCGAAAGCGCGCGCAAAAACCATACTGAAGTCACTTTCCAGCGCGGCCGAAAGTCTTCCCAGACGGCCTTCGCCGCCCCCTTTGCGGGGTCCGCCGCGCGCCTTGCCCCATCCTTCGACGGAGGCTTTCATGGGCGCTGTACCGAGCCGCGAGTTCGTCCGCAACCTGGACAATGCGATCCTGCCCGACCTGTGGCGTCGTCGTACCCACCTGTCCGGCGACGAAATGGTGTCGATGGTCGATCTGGTCAAGCGGGCGCTGCGCACCTACCATCCGCTCGAATTGCAGGCGCTCGGCGAGGATAAGGAAGAACTGGTCGCGCAGTTCATCTTCTCCCGGGTGCTGCGCCTCACCCCCGGCCATTCCGATACCCACGCCTGCCCCGAAAGCGCGCCGTCCAACGGCTATGCCCTCTGTGCGTATTTCCGCCGCTATCTGATCGACTGCCTGCGCAGCGCCTGCCATCAGCGCAACGTGTCGATGGAAAACGAAGGCATGGAACAGGAAATCGACCTGCACGCCCATGCGCTCGAAGACCCCGTCGAAAGCGTCCTGCTGCAGTACGGCCTCGACGAAGCGCGCGTGCGCCTTGCCGCGCGCACCTTTATCGGCGGCCTCGACGAGCCGGAGCGGATCGTGCTGGCCGGCAGCCTCGGCTGGTGCTCGGAATGCAAAGGTGGACTGTCGGCGGTGGCTGCACAGCATCGCGTGCCCTCGTATCACTATCGCGCCGTCAAACTCGGCGTCACCATGAAAAAGACGGGCGACGCCGGCGATTTTTCCAATACGAAGATCGGCCGCTGGCTGATCGACGTGCTCGGCATCGAGATCGAAGCCGAAAACCGCGCAGCCATTCTGATCGCGCTGAACCTGCTCGCCGCCGAATCGAGCGACAGCGAACTGAATGAAGTGGCCGCCTAATAGCACGGCGCCACGCTCGCAGGGCGGCGTACCGGTATCGAACCGCCGCCGCGTGCCGCGCGATGTTGCTTTGTTTGCAGCCGGTCACCGCCTACGATAAGAAAGCCGCGCAGCGCTCAGGCATCCTCACCAGTCAGGGCTCCCCCACCCTGAATCACCGTTGTGTCACGAGGTGGTCATGATGAACCGCTTATCCAGCGCCATCGAAGCGCTGCAGCCGCACTACGAAATCGTGATTGTCGGGTCGGGCTACGGGGGCGCCATTGTGGCGAGCCGGATGGCACGCGCGGGGCGCAACGTGTGCCTGCTGGAGCGCGGCCGCGAATTCATGGCGGGCGAGTTTCCTGCCACGCCGCTCGAGGGCGCCGGCCAGGTGCAGTACAACACCGGGCTCGCGCAGATCGGCTCGCCGCTCGCGCTGCTGGAAGTGCACGTCAATCCCGACGTCAACGCGGTGGTCGGCTGCGGCCTGGGCGGCACCTCGCTGATCAATGCCAACGTGGCGCTGCGGCCCGATCCGCGCCTGTGGCAAGACCCGCGCTGGCCTGCCGCCGTGCGCGCCGACCAGGCGGGACTCGCCGCCGGCTATGCGCGCGCCGAGGCCATGCTGCAGCCCTCGCCCGTGCCGGCCGACTTCCCTTCCCTGCCCAAGCTCAATGCGCTCGCCCGTTCGGCGCAGGTGCTCGGCATGGAGGACCGTTTCTCGCGGCCGCCCATTACGGTCACCTTCCAGGACGGCAAGAACGCGGCGGGGGTCGAGCAGAAGCGCTGTGTCGGCTGCGGGGATTGCAACGCCGGCTGCAACCATGAGGCGAAGAATTCCACCCACATGAACTATCTGCCCGACGCCGTCGCGCACGGCGCGCAGATTTTCACGGGCGTGGCGGTACATTCCGTCGTACGCGACGAGGCCACCCGACAATGGCGCGTGCGCTATCAACTGGTGGGCCTTGGGCGCGAAATCTATGACGCGCCGGAGCTTGCCATCAGCGCGGACATCGTGATCCTGTCCGCGGGCACGCTCGGCTCGACCGCCATCCTGTTGCGCTCACGCGAGGCGGGACTGCCGGTGTCCAGCCAGCTCGGCCAGCACTTCACCGGCAACGGCGACGTGCTCTCATTCGCGTACAACACCGAAGTGCCGATCAACGGCATCGGCTGGGGCGCGCACAAGGAGGGAGAAATTCCGCCGGTGGGGCCGACGATCACCGGCCTGATCGATCACCGCAACACACCCAACGTGACGGACGGCTTCGTGATCGAGGAAGGCTCGCTCGCCGGACCGGTTGGGCTCGCGATGATGGGCGTGCTGGGCCTCGCCGCACCGGCCGAGGGCGTGAAGGTGCCCGAGCTGGCGTCGCGGAGCGGCTCGCTGGACGCCGGCGCTCGTATCGTCGAAAGCCTGCTGCGCGGCCCCTATCACGGCGCCATGAATCACACGCAGACCTACCTCGTGATGGCGCACGACGACGACAGCGGGCAGATTGTCGTCGAACAGGGCCGGCCGCGCATCCGCTGGCCCAACGCCGGCAAGCAGCCCATCTACGCCACCATCGAAAAGACTCTCGAAGCGGCCACCGTGGCGTTAGGCGGCGAGTACGTGCGCGATCCGATTTCCGCGAGGCTGCTCGGCGACGGCCTG
Above is a genomic segment from Paraburkholderia phenazinium containing:
- a CDS encoding hybrid sensor histidine kinase/response regulator codes for the protein MRGDPIQRAIDEDLVRVLYAQDAMAFFTHWFAIAVLVSIYWDDMPYPQRFFACFAFYAVANCASLGLWLWRRRRPDALTARNWIRLHALRGVLLYSAPGLAIWFAFHSHQADLPVLHTVMLVTLAAGVFMSNGFDVLNFSTGIIFVLLPAIVLLFGSHNFDRTILAIVLAFFFCAINIYSVSYRKLFQRVVQARVDQQQLAESLAEQKQVAEEASLAKTRFFAAASHDLRQPLHAIGLLAASLNDASVTPAQHGKTAAHIVNNVEALNQLFNQVLDLARLESGVTQVIRLHFRLDELFERVGSQYRPQAAAKGLALRIAPTTMVVHDDPVLLERVLSNLLSNAVRYTEDGAIWLGLRRAGRRGGGYIEVRDSGIGIPAAEQERIFEEFYQVANPQRDARQGHGLGLPTVKRLVGLLGGELALRSAPGRGSVFRFSVQAGDPDGIVASLSDAVVGGPSAQGRHVLCIDDDPSILEGLTSLLGRWGCVAQGVRDEALALRALAEGFVPDAVLCDYQLANHRTGAQALSAVRDALQRNGHEGAVMLLITGDMASGELAMLATQGIPVLHKPVTPARLRRTLETLWQQAQRDGARATA
- a CDS encoding response regulator transcription factor produces the protein MKFLVADDHELIRQGVKGLLRGLDPDAQFDEADTWESLAAAARPDADHDLAIVDLHMPGMSGAASLEILLKEHPALPVVVLSAEESPDEMRAVLAAGALGFVPKRQPASVMLKAIELVLSGGAYVPMEALSLLGTREAAAQNAPAGTASASAATATAAPSLTEPLVQVTALQPHQQHLLENLSPRQQDIMRLVHRGWTNKMIARELGVAEGTVKVHLSVIFRALGVHNRSTAIAVINGWLEAGKTL